A genomic window from Sulfurospirillum multivorans DSM 12446 includes:
- a CDS encoding TolC family protein: MKRALLVVALAGYAWAQSELTSLAYSHNYELKALEAEVKALEKEVDISKIWENPMLSVGVNDIFLNEPLTRNKEMQNEAISLSQTIPTGGKLDIKESIALQDLAIKKLELRAKKLEMQREIGVLEQSYIRINQDLTLVTKYEKVLEDLKNAHLSYNTTSAHYVDTLNNTILQKNLAIEKKTLLRDKASIERKLESIIVTKMPEIRAHEGLLPYLLSDEEKLLEKSPKLQAQIIQSNKELLNLRYEKANKTPDVTVTLGYNRRQGRDDYAFVGISVPLPIYGKENASIQKATLTHAASEQSVQSVHKSLLFELKDELLNKELQYDKISLAKEVLYENEKMYEVLQSTALSQNDALLSLLNVLSQIIEAQKQINANTFAYNESIIKIYTLLGVEL; this comes from the coding sequence ATGAAACGAGCTCTTTTAGTCGTAGCCCTAGCGGGCTACGCATGGGCGCAAAGTGAGTTAACCTCTTTAGCCTACAGTCATAACTATGAGTTAAAGGCACTCGAAGCTGAGGTTAAAGCGCTTGAAAAAGAGGTTGATATAAGCAAGATTTGGGAAAACCCTATGCTTTCTGTTGGGGTCAACGACATCTTTTTAAATGAACCTCTCACGCGAAATAAAGAGATGCAAAATGAGGCGATTTCTCTTTCCCAAACAATCCCAACGGGTGGAAAACTGGACATCAAAGAGTCGATTGCATTGCAAGATTTGGCGATTAAAAAGCTAGAGCTTAGAGCCAAAAAACTTGAAATGCAACGAGAAATTGGTGTGTTGGAGCAAAGCTATATCCGCATCAATCAAGACCTTACTTTAGTAACCAAGTATGAAAAAGTGTTGGAAGACCTGAAAAATGCACACCTCTCATATAACACCACGAGCGCGCATTATGTCGATACGCTGAACAATACAATTTTGCAAAAAAATCTTGCCATTGAGAAAAAGACACTGCTTCGTGACAAAGCTTCTATAGAGCGAAAGCTAGAGAGCATCATCGTTACGAAAATGCCTGAGATAAGAGCACATGAGGGCTTGTTACCCTACCTTCTCAGTGATGAAGAGAAGCTTTTGGAAAAATCACCCAAGCTTCAAGCACAAATCATCCAAAGCAATAAAGAGTTGTTGAACTTGCGTTATGAAAAAGCGAATAAAACGCCCGATGTCACGGTAACACTAGGCTATAACCGAAGACAAGGCAGAGATGACTACGCTTTTGTAGGCATTTCCGTACCGCTTCCAATTTACGGCAAAGAAAACGCCTCCATCCAAAAAGCCACACTGACTCATGCCGCGTCCGAACAAAGTGTACAGTCGGTGCATAAAAGCTTACTGTTTGAGCTCAAAGACGAGCTTTTAAATAAAGAGCTTCAGTACGACAAAATCTCGCTTGCCAAAGAAGTTTTGTATGAAAATGAGAAGATGTACGAAGTGCTTCAAAGTACCGCACTTTCTCAAAATGATGCCCTTTTGAGTCTTCTCAATGTACTCAGTCAAATCATTGAAGCGCAAAAACAGATCAACGCTAACACGTTCGCGTATAACGAGTCTATCATCAAAATCTACACCCTTTTAGGAGTCGAGCTATGA
- a CDS encoding efflux RND transporter periplasmic adaptor subunit, whose protein sequence is MKVTHLILTALLLLGSTLDAKQIFNVKTIEVKKVLEGSAKEFYGYTKANEEGVKEVSLRYDAFIEQLYVNKNFLHVKKGEPLAKLYSQEIYTAELELINALRIKSDSMVQSITQKLKLLGVDEKTIAKIIADKNVPENITIVSPYSGIVTQKAVNQGAFVPKGTKLYEISDYANLWLIVKVYEKDLDFVKTAQTADIFFDMSSKPYKAKIDFIYPKVDPQTKSVDVRLVIENKELEIYENAFAKARFGTAKREYLALPKSAVMTKGAKTSVFVKGEFEGEYEPREIEAKRLNNDTFEIIKGLKEGDVVVANALFMFDADAQNNAGAMK, encoded by the coding sequence ATGAAAGTCACCCATCTTATTTTAACAGCACTTTTACTGTTAGGCTCCACGCTTGATGCCAAGCAGATTTTCAATGTCAAAACCATCGAAGTGAAAAAGGTATTGGAAGGTTCCGCCAAAGAGTTTTACGGCTACACCAAGGCCAACGAAGAGGGTGTCAAAGAGGTAAGCTTGCGTTATGACGCGTTTATCGAGCAACTGTATGTGAACAAAAACTTTTTACATGTAAAAAAAGGTGAGCCGCTTGCAAAGCTCTATTCGCAAGAGATTTACACCGCAGAGCTAGAACTCATCAACGCGCTTCGCATTAAAAGTGACAGCATGGTTCAGAGCATTACTCAGAAGCTTAAACTTTTAGGCGTTGATGAGAAGACCATTGCGAAGATTATCGCGGATAAAAATGTGCCTGAAAACATCACCATCGTTTCGCCATACAGTGGCATCGTTACCCAAAAAGCCGTCAACCAAGGTGCGTTCGTTCCTAAAGGAACAAAACTCTATGAGATCAGTGACTACGCCAACTTATGGCTCATTGTCAAAGTGTATGAAAAAGACCTCGACTTTGTCAAAACTGCCCAAACGGCTGACATCTTTTTTGATATGAGTTCAAAACCCTACAAAGCAAAAATTGATTTTATCTACCCAAAAGTTGATCCGCAAACGAAAAGTGTGGATGTGCGTTTAGTCATTGAAAATAAAGAGCTTGAAATCTACGAAAATGCCTTTGCCAAAGCACGTTTTGGAACAGCCAAACGTGAGTATTTAGCCCTTCCAAAAAGTGCGGTGATGACCAAAGGCGCAAAGACGAGTGTCTTTGTCAAAGGTGAATTTGAAGGCGAATACGAACCACGCGAGATCGAAGCGAAACGCCTGAATAACGACACCTTTGAAATCATCAAAGGCCTAAAAGAGGGCGATGTTGTAGTCGCCAATGCGCTCTTTATGTTTGATGCCGATGCCCAAAATAACGCAGGGGCAATGAAATGA
- a CDS encoding FixH family protein, with protein MMKKILGMFLAVALSLGGLYAAEALSKKGMAGPLEVEYSTLKPVSQGMNLIKVKVMEGAKEVKDAKVSIIASMPAMPGMHAMEEKVDAKYTNGAYEANVVFSMNGTWQISIVVETTDGKKQRLKSSVNL; from the coding sequence ATGATGAAGAAGATTTTAGGGATGTTTTTAGCGGTGGCGTTAAGCCTCGGTGGTTTATATGCGGCAGAGGCGTTGTCTAAAAAAGGGATGGCGGGACCATTAGAGGTCGAATACAGCACGCTAAAGCCTGTCTCTCAGGGGATGAATCTCATCAAAGTTAAAGTCATGGAGGGTGCAAAAGAGGTTAAAGATGCCAAAGTAAGCATCATTGCTTCTATGCCAGCAATGCCTGGAATGCATGCGATGGAAGAAAAAGTCGATGCGAAATACACCAATGGCGCTTATGAAGCGAATGTTGTTTTTTCAATGAATGGTACATGGCAGATTAGCATCGTGGTCGAAACCACTGATGGCAAAAAACAACGCTTAAAATCAAGCGTGAACCTCTAA